Proteins from one Athalia rosae chromosome 8, iyAthRosa1.1, whole genome shotgun sequence genomic window:
- the LOC105683921 gene encoding uncharacterized protein LOC105683921 isoform X3: MHVRTCTYTRVPRMHTFVVCATRRRRTELHCTQTDTVAMTDPQLNNNNNNNNNNDGEPKYLHKKFKKMATSEAATVESKRETVAVENNRMVTVTRGDNEKEKKGGESDEVGEESTTAKTEASPEPDGEVGGEGKKSGNVCPYCKLSCAKPSVLQKHIRAHTNERPFPCVPCGFAFKTRSNLYKHCRSRAHALRIEGGDSSKVSEDSDISLSDSASNGTGTPPPPISSSAPNSAPQTLKTVKTGKIYKPKFHTALNSVGHDSEVSSISSNSSTNSTNSGSNNKPNAEQLQEHIDKIITANQAIVDAVDPRLHKLMQRQQSLVEPQYASEQPLNLSSAEENSLQRKRCYSESFAFEKEPEGSIMKDLLSKTKGAQNSESLGDQETLVCPVCKIPYTSIDNLEAHRRYYCKGTPNQRKPEFQLDLDKKEHPDYDLKSDYYSTLQPLPSPGPLLGNTRLVDAYVPPQTKQRSESAPTTLRSLEELSKYPRPNSLQMFGGEVRILDNTGETKTMRIEPRQSNSPSSASDHVVNNKCATSETSSIVVRSGLHSGGTMVHKPPGSSTSTPSSTISLPNTPKMLAPIIPNISTPNIAPTISCYGYLEPNLNPLNNITAYNPLTLPQAGIASIFHGGKVIPHVPGMPGPHSLSGLQTGDIPTGNSTGSENSYKVIPGLPGLHVVAQPLDLASPVKIQTPNIPGIPGPHSNIMPTPAGQPLDLASPPRDFKFSSFSKPSNNGGFRSGAVNPKIPGTKNEEKFRNRTEHDRHKGGGGTIKQYKGVETPRERREFGYEKSPKSEKVFSYPNGANEGAVNTYGISQRYSPKSPNVSESRKRPCGWSGNPETLEPLRRSPILKHEPPSPHENGRIKDTSLPDVKARLFGSYDNGSMDINGVKMKTVECVTPTITVNVDNTSNFNSSSKINEVPNRLSSPGDQFVVKNINKVSEESSEPESNSKFLRPTSLPLKPGTFTPKRHHGITPTANTLPLISPETPRPRKSYGQLYLNGHAYTYLGLKCSTRVFYCTLNRPQPMYVTQQHGLSMYSNWKICKEAPPDLDMAHYDSRHRPASYTIACKKQEDILTHSSQRPTTPASPDNNSENDTQEKAKRVKIFDGGFESNEDYIYVRGRGRGRYVCEECGIRCKKPSMLKKHIRTHTDVRPYTCKHCTFSFKTKGNLTKHMKSKAHYKKCVELGVVPVPTLVCDENIDKDAVARLAAGGGNAEESSEEEEDTEGEESEESGSEEHEAAQGLLSLSQRSANRLPGLLPSGRPTTYPYTLTLSPSTVCSTVVTTTTTSAPLSSQAAAVIQSELSHRYYFPSNRSVPEKPRSSVIIQSSKKSSDSEIENDDITVVVTDTQGSSPQQPMDLTTKQTPTNCSRNISSHRVKPADILTPVSEPVLLQTIVQTMERLPVQGREWKSDAQGHMLQAYLTERHVMDSKMKLQYRVGSSKDMQTNKQRDAIRSKNLDLNGVPTVTYTDPSKMQHTFSDARIKNMVLKQNTDDMLLEIRDKMYHGNLPVERRLFDTESVYKDKENANRLISDSEGQFDHRAVEGSPIMTSKTNIVERMHFVMEPVGRITPVTIERQSPRHFNMEMINRNSSASREIKSEMDRSTMFNAIKMMNEIERPRDCHTPNIQDPVNRPPSRETRVQSHSPRSHQDLRPPSREICRTPNQEPRTSSEKPTQEFRLPNNELRIPSQEPFKPGNQDVRNTSQEMTSPTNVSEFRIQMNSETLRPPSRETRQSQSQVQLQPQDTKTNFDVISKSGEIPRTTGSQDNQKSQSIIEPRSSIIEPRNSNNERTEIKQSIDVAKQNMAENIKHSVARKMVVGGPGFRSPSPPGGGGKPQAEFLQPSTGPAPNYVSYSVTEDGRSVCGICNKVFSKPSQLRLHINIHYFERPFRCESCAVSFRTKGHLTKHERSVSHHNKVSMTSTFGAATTSNPRPFKCTDCKIAFRIHGHLAKHLRSKMHIMKLECLGKLPFGTYAEMERSGINMNDIDTSDCDNSLTSLQSLAQKLYEKDPSKMGQWDTEIVPSQGASGGETSSDEGEPIPLHPLHHYPQSISSENDLPGSRSYHMPILVSEESKPIAEIRHANPQFSHHQQRVTDFSGISEPRQHVRNVVRTNLAGQNEIEDINRVDDGIQQIQYKCSICSKSIFRTLNELQVHCFVEHNIEADSSSCPSLIIGVGINHSDRSGSEGKDSIVSGDNLKNRTQKRTNDSDDDLFNRDDLKRQKKVIDDT; encoded by the exons aGACAGATACGGTGGCAATGACAGACCCGCAgttgaacaacaacaacaacaataacaacaataacgatgGCGAGCCAAAATATCtgcataaaaaattcaagaagatGGCCACCAGCGAGGCGGCGACGGTGGAATCGAAGAGAGAAACGGTTGCAGTTGAGAATAACCGCATGGTCACCGTTACTCGAGGAGAtaacgagaaggaaaaaaaaggtggggaATCAGATGAGGTGGGAGAAGAATCAACGACGGCCAAGACGGAAGCATCTCCAGAACCCGACGGTGAGGTGGGaggcgaggggaaaaaaagcggAAATGTTTGTCCGTATTGTAAATTGTCGTGTGCCAAACCGAGCGTACTCCAAAAACACATCAGAGCACACACGAATGAACGACCATTTCCATGCGTCCCCTGCGGGTTTGCCTTCAAAACGAGATCTAATCTTTATAAACACTGCAGGTCCAGAGCACATGCGCTTAGAATAGAGGGAGGAGATTCTAGCAAGGTTTCAGAGGATTCAGATATTAGCCTTTCGGACAGCGCCAGTAATGGAACGGGAACACCACCTCCGCCGATCTCTTCTTCGGCACCGAATTCGGCACCGCAGACGTTGAAAACAGTAAAAACCGGGAAAATATATAAGCCGAAATTTCACACGGCACTCAATAGCGTCGGGCATGATTCCGAGGTGTCTTCAATTTCTAGTAACTCGTCGACGAATTCTACAAACTCCGGGTCCAACAACAAACCTAACGCCGAACAGCTACAGGAACAcatagataaaataataacggcCAATCAGGCGATAGTCGACGCCGTTGATCCGAGACTTCATAAATTAATGCAGAGACAGCAGAGCCTCGTTGAGCCCCAATATGCGTCCGAACAACCTTTAAACCTGTCGTCGGCCGAGGAGAATTCGTTGCAGAGAAAAAGATGTTACAGTGAAAGTTTCGCGTTTGAAAAAGAACCGGAAGGATCGATAATGAAGGATCTACTTTCGAAGACCAAAGGAGCACAAAATTCCGAGAGCCTCGGCGATCAGGAAACCCTCGTATGTCCGGTCTGCAAGATACCTTACACAAGTATCGACAATCTCGAAGCGCACAGGAGATATTATTGCAAGGGTACGCCGAACCAGAGGAAACCGGAGTTTCAACTCGATCTCGATAAAAAGGAACATCCAGATTACGATCTGAAGTCAGATTATTACAGCACCCTCCAACCTCTACCTTCCCCCGGCCCGTTACTCGGTAACACAAGACTCGTCGACGCTTACGTACCACCGCAAACGAAACAGAGGTCGGAATCGGCTCCGACGACGTTGAGGTCGTTAGAAGAACTTTCTAAATATCCAAGGCCGAATTCGCTGCAGATGTTCGGAGGGGAGGTCAGGATATTGGATAATACCGGTGAGACGAAAACAATGAGGATAGAACCTCGTCAAAGTAATTCGCCGTCGTCCGCGTCCGATCACGTGGTGAATAACAAATGTGCCACGTCCGAAACATCTTCGATCGTCGTAAGGTCGGGATTACACTCCGGTGGCACGATGGTCCATAAGCCACCGGGTAGTTCAACGTCGACACCTAGCAGTACAATTTCTTTACCAAATACACCTAAGATGCTCGCACCTATCATACCGAACATATCAACCCCAAATATTGCCCCGACGATATCATGCTATGGTTATTTAGAACCAAATCTTAATCCCCTTAACAACATCACTGCCTACAACCCCCTGACATTGCCGCAGGCGGGTATCGCGAGCATTTTTCACGGTGGTAAGGTGATACCGCATGTACCAGGTATGCCGGGACCTCACAGTCTCTCTGGTTTGCAGACCGGCGATATTCCCACAGGAAATTCAACCGGATCGGAAAATAGTTATAAAGTAATACCTGGATTACCCGGACTGCACGTCGTCGCGCAACCTCTGGATTTAGCCAGTCCTGTTAAGATACAAACACCAAACATTCCGGGAATACCAGGACCCCACTCTAATATTATGCCAACACCGGCTGGGCAACCTCTTGATTTGGCCAGTCCGCCGAGAGATTTTAAATTCTCAAGTTTCAGTAAACCGTCGAACAACGGTGGTTTCAGGAGCGGTGCGGTGAACCCGAAAATTCCGGGGacaaaaaatgaggagaaattTAGAAACAGAACGGAACACGATCGCCATAAGGGAGGTGGCGGTACTATCAAGCAGTACAAGGGTGTCGAGACCCCCAGAGAAAGGAGAGAATTTGGATACGAAAAAAGCCCGAAGTCAGAGAAGGTGTTCTCGTATCCCAATGGGGCAAACGAAGGTGCGGTCAACACGTACGGAATTTCGCAAAGGTATTCTCCTAAGAGTCCGAATGTTTCGGAGAGCAGAAAAAGACCATGCGGATGGTCGGGTAATCCGGAAACGTTGGAACCCCTTCGTCGCAGTCCAATTTTGAAACACGAACCGCCATCGCCCCATGAAAATGGTCGTATAAAAGATACGAGTCTTCCAGATGTTAAAGCAAGGCTTTTTGGGAGCTACGATAATGGATCGATGGACATTAACGGTGTTAAAATGAAAACAGTCGAGTGTGTAACGCCTACGATAACTGTGAACGTTGATAATACttctaattttaattcttcttcCAAAATAAACGAAGTGCCAAATAGATTATCATCACCTGGTGATCAGTTCGttgttaaaaatattaataaggTATCGGAAGAATCGAGTGAACCGGAAAGTAACTCAAAATTTCTCAGGCCGACATCGCTTCCGCTTAAACCAGGAACATTCACCCCGAAAAGACACCATGGAATAACACCAACCGCGAATACCCTACCGCTTATCAGTCCAGAGACACCTAGACCCAGGAAATCCTACGGACAACTGTATCTGAATGGACACGCCTACACCTACCTGGGACTGAAGTGTTCCACCAGAGTGTTTTACTGTACTTTAAACAGGCCTCAGCCTATGTACGTTACGCAACAACATGGACTGTCCATGTATTCCAATTGGAAAATCTGCAAAGAAGCACCTCCTGACTTGGACATGGCTCATTACGACTCTAGGCATCGGCCAGCTAGCTATACAATCGCGTGTAAAAAACAGGAAGATATTTTAACGCACTCTTCCCAGAGGCCAACGACACCGGCGAGTCCAGACAACAACTCGGAAAATGATACGcaagaaaaagcgaaacgcgtcaaaatttttgacggtGGATTTGAGAGCAATGAGGACTACATCTACGTCAGGGGAAGAG GCCGGGGTAGATACGTTTGCGAAGAATGTGGAATCCGATGCAAGAAACCTTCCATGCTGAAGAAACATATCAGAACGCATACAGACGTCAGACCGTATACCTGCAAGCACTGCACTTTTAG tttTAAGACGAAGGGGAACTTGACAAAGCATATGAAATCTAAGGCACATTACAAGAAATGTGTCGAACTTGGCGTAGTTCCTGTACCGACTTTAGTATGTGATGAGAACATCGACAAAGACGCGGTTGCTCGGTTGGCCGCGGGTGGTGGAAATGCCGAAGAGTcttccgaagaagaagaagacaccGAGGGAGAAGAGAGCGAAGAGTCCGGAAGTGAAGAACATGAAGCTGCACAGGGACTTCTGAGTCTTTCGCAAAGAAGTGCTAATAGATTACCTGGACTTCTTCCATCGGGTAGACCAACCACTTATCCGTACACCTTAACGTTATCTCCAAGTACTGTTTGTAGTACCGTTGTTACAACGACAACCACTTCAGCACCTCTTAGCAGCCAAGCTGCGGCTGTTATTCAAAGTGAATTGTcacatcgttattattttccgtcAAATCGTTCTGTACCAGAAAAACCTAGGAGTAGTGTAATTATACAGTCTTCCAAAAAATCGTCGGATTCTGAGATTGAGAATGACGACATTACCGTAGTGGTTACTGATACTCAAGGGAGTTCTCCCCAGCAGCCCATGGACCTAACAACCAAACAAACCCCGACCAATTGTTCTCGTAATATTTCATCACATAGAGTTAAACCTGCTGATATTCTTACTCCGGTTTCCGAACCTGTTTTACTTCAGACCATTGTTCAGACCATGGAAAGACTTCCTGTGCAAGGAAGAGAATGGAAATCAGACGCACAAGGTCATATGCTACAAGCTTACCTCACGGAAAGGCACGTTATGGACAGTAAAATGAAGCTACAATATCGAGTTGGCAGTTCTAAGGACATGCAGACAAATAAACAACGTGATGCTAttagatcaaagaatttaGACCTCAACGGTGTACCAACTGTGACCTATACAGATCCCAGCAAAATGCAGCACACGTTTTCAGATGcaaggataaaaaatatggtTTTGAAACAGAACACGGATGATATGCTACTTGAAATCAGGGATAAAATGTACCATGGTAATTTGCCTGTTGAAAGGAGACTCTTTGATACCGAATCCGTCTACAAGGACAAAGAAAACGCCAATAGATTGATCTCAGATTCGGAAGGTCAATTTGATCACCGAGCCGTGGAGGGAAGTCCAATCATGACATCTAAAACGAATATCGTCGAAAGAATGCATTTTGTGATGGAACCTGTTGGGAGAATTACACCTGTTACGATTGAAAGGCAATCACCTAGGCACTTTAATATGGAAATGATCAACAGGAATTCGTCAGCCtcaagagaaataaaaagcgagATGGATAGAAGCACCATGTTCaatgcgataaaaatgatgaatgaaattgaaaggcCCAGGGATTGCCATACCCCAAATATACAGGATCCAGTAAACAGGCCACCGAGTCGAGAAACAAGAGTACAAAGTCATAGCCCAAGGTCACATCAAGATTTGAGACCACCAAGCAGGGAGATATGTCGTACACCGAATCAAGAACCTAGAACGTCTTCAGAAAAGCCTACTCAGGAGTTTAGGCTACCCAATAACGAGCTTAGAATACCTAGTCAAGAACCATTTAAGCCTGGTAATCAGGACGTAAGAAATACGAGCCAGGAGATGACCTCTCCTACTAACGTTTCGGAGTTCAGAATACAAATGAATTCGGAGACTCTGAGACCACCGAGTCGAGAAACCAGACAATCTCAAAGTCAGGTTCAATTGCAGCCACAGGATACTAAAACAAACTTTGACGTGATATCGAAATCTGGAGAAATTCCTAGAACTACGGGTTCTCAGGATAATCAGAAATCTCAGAGCATTATTGAACCCAGAAGTAGCATTATTGAACCCAGAAATAGCAACAATGAACGGACTGAGATCAAACAGAGCATTGATGTGGCTAAACAGAATATGGCAGAGAATATCAAACACTCTGTAGCAAGGAAAATGGTCGTCGGTGGACCCGGATTCAGATCACCTTCACCTCCTGGAGGAGGTGGGAAACCGCAAGCAGAATTTTTACAGCCATCGACTGGTCCTGCCCCCAATTATGTCAG TTACAGTGTGACTGAAGACGGCCGAAGCGTTTGCGGAATTTGCAACAAGGTCTTCAGTAAGCCAAGTCAGCTTAGGTTACACATCAACATTCACTACTTCGAACGTCCCTTCAGGTGTGAAAGTTGTGCAGTATCATTCAGAACAAAAGGACATCTCACTAAACACGAGCGATCGGTTTCCCACCATAATAAG gTCAGTATGACGTCCACTTTTGGGGCAGCTACAACGAGTAATCCTCGTCCCTTCAAATGTACGGACTGTAAAATCGCGTTCAGGATACACGGGCATTTGGCAAAGCACTTGCGAAGTAAAATGCATATTATGAAGTTAGAATGCCTCGGAAAATTACCGTTTGGTACTTACGCGGAGATGGAAAGATCCGGGATTAATATGAACGACATCGACACCAGTGACTGTGATAATAGTCTTACTAGTCTCCAG AGTTTGGCTCAGAAATTGTACGAAAAGGATCCAAGTAAGATGGGTCAATGGGACACCGAAATCGTTCCTAGTCAGGGTGCAAGCGGTGGTGAGACATCATCTGATGAGGGAGAACCGATTCCTCTGCATCCTTTGCATCATTATCCTCAATCAATATCTTCGGAAAATGATCTTCCTGGTTCTCGAAGTTATCACATGCCAATTTTAGTCAGCGAAGAATCAAAACCAATTGCTGAAATTCGACATGCGAATCCTCAATTCAGCCACCATCAGCAAAGAGTAACAGATTTCAGTGGTATAAGCGAGCCACGACAGCATGTGAGAAACGTTGTGAGAACAAATTTAGCTGGTcaaaatgaaatcgaagatATCAACAGGGTTGACGATGGTATTCAACAGATACAGTATAAATGCAGTATTTGTTCAAAGTCAATTTTTAGAACTCTAAACGAATTACAAGTACACTGTTTTGTAGAGCACAATATCGAAGCTGATTCCTCATCATGTCCTTCGTTAATAATTGGTGTAGGTATAAATCATAGTGATAGAAGTGGCAGCGAGGGTAAAGACTCTATCGTGAGTGGAGATAACTTAAAAAATCGCACTCAAAAAAGAACTAACGATTCAGACGACGACCTTTTTAATAGAGACGATctaaagagacaaaaaaaggtTATCGATGATACATAG